The Anguilla anguilla isolate fAngAng1 chromosome 4, fAngAng1.pri, whole genome shotgun sequence genome has a window encoding:
- the LOC118225130 gene encoding uncharacterized protein LOC118225130 encodes MAEGGVSLDQDQFSCAICLDLLKDPVAIHCGHSFCMGCIKGCWDQDDHTGVYSCPQCRETFTPRPVLRKNTMLAEVVEKLKKTGLQAAPPAHCYAGPGDVACDFCTGRKRKAVKSCLVCLASYCEAHLQPHYESPPLKKHKLVETTGNLQEKICSHHDKLLEVYCRTDQQCICYLCTMDDHRGHDTVSAAAEMTEKQKQLGVTQSKFQQRIQEREKELQDLRQSVQSIKCSAQAAVEDSERIFTELIRSIERRRSEVKELIRDQEKAEVSRTERLLERLEQEIAELRRRDAELEQLSHTEDHIHFLQSCQSLCAPPGPGDFPSITVSAHGSFEAVRKSVSELKERLEDVCQAELAKISITVGEVNIVPWTREDFLQHSCQLTLDPNTVYKRLRLSEGNRKVTNVEKSQSYPDHPERFECRAQVLCREGLSGRCYWEAEWSGNDFDIAVSYKEISRKGLGDDCVLGGNNKSWSLRRDGGYFFLHNNESTKIPVPPSSRIGVYLDHRAGTLSFYSVSDTMTLLHRVQTTFTQPFYPGFRVRRIGSSVKLCDLEYASSWPQSNTTPPAAVGRTRKSLPLSLSRSFRETKLNSVSVSVRSKMAEGGVSLDQDQFSCAICLDLLKDPVAIHCGHSFCMGCIKGCWDQDDHTGVYSCPQCRETFTPRPVLRKNTMLAEVVEKLKKTGLQAAPPAHCYAGPGDVACDFCTGRKCKAVKSCLVCLASYCETHLQPHSESPAFKKHKLIKATGNLQKKICSHHDKLLEVYCRTDQQCICYLCTMDDHRGHDTVSAAAERTEKQKQLGATQSKFQQRIQEREKELQDLRQAVQSIKRSAQAAVEDSERIFTELIRSIERRRSEVKELIRDQEKAEVSRAERLLERLEQEIVELRRRDAELEQVSHTEDHIHFLQSCQSLCAPPGPGDFPSITISPHVSFEAVRKSVSELKERLEDVCQAELAKISMTVGEVNIVPWTREDFLQHSCQLTLDPNTAHQCLRLSEGNREVTGVEEIQSYPDHPERFERRAQVLCREGLSGCCYWEAEWSGDRVYIAMSYKEISRKGASEDSALGENDKSWSLCRYGGYFFWHNNKSTKIPVPSSSRIGVYLDHRAGTLSFYSVSDTMTLLHRVQTTFTQPLYPGFRVRRVGPSVKLCDLGYVSCN; translated from the exons atggctgaaggtggTGTTTCACTGGATCAGGACCAGTTCAGCTGTGCGATCTGTCTGGATCTACTGAAGGATCCGGTAGCTATTCACTGTGGACACAGTTTCTGTATGGGCTGTattaagggctgctgggatcagGATGATCATACTGGTGTCTACAGTTGTCCCCAGTGCAGAGAGACCTTCACCCCAAGGcctgttttaagaaaaaacaccatgctggctgaagtggtggagaaactgaagaagacaggactccaagctgctcctcctgctcactgttatGCTGGACCTGGAGATGTGGCGTGTGATTtctgcactgggagaaagcGCAAAGCCGTCAAGTCCTGTCTGGTGTGTCTGGCCTCTTACTGCGAAGCTCACCTCCAGCCTCACTATGAATCGCCTCCTCTTAAGAAGCACAAACTGGTGGAAACCActggaaacctgcaggagaagatctgctCTCATCACGACAAACTGCTGGAGGTTTACTGTCGTACCGATCAGCAGTGTATCTGTTATCTGTGTACGATGGATGACCACAGAGGCCATGATAcagtctcagctgcagcagaaatgactgagaaacag aagcagctgggggtgacacagagtaaattccagcaaagaatccaggagagagagaaggagctgcaggacctgAGACAGTCTGTGCAGTCAAtcaag tgctctgcacaggcagcagtggaggacagcgagaggatctttactgagctgatccgctccattgagagaaggcgctctgaggtgaaagagctgatcagagatcaggagaAGGCTGAAGTGAGTCGGACTGAAAGACTCCTGGAgcgactggagcaggagattgctgagctgaggaggagagatgctgagctggagcagctttcacacacagaggatcacatccatttcctccag agctgtcagtctctctgtgcccctcctggacctggagacttTCCCAGCATCACTGTCAGTGCACACGGCTCTTTTGAGGCTGTgaggaaatctgtctctgaactGAAAGAGCGACTGGAGGACGTCTGCCAGGCAGAATTAGCGAAGATTTCTATCACAG TGGGAGAAGTCAATATTGTGCCCTGGACCAGAGAGGACTTCTTACAAC AttcctgtcagctcacactggaccCAAACACAGTGTATAAACGCCTccgtctgtctgaggggaacagaaagGTGACCAATGTGGAAAAGAGCCagtcatatcctgatcatccagagagatttgagtgcCGGGCccaagtgctgtgcagagagggtttgtctggacgctgttactgggaggctgagtggagtGGGAATGATTTTGATATAGCAGTGTCATATAAagagatcagcaggaaagggcTGGGTGATGACTGTGTTCTGGGAGGTAATAACAAGTCCTGGAGTCTGCGTCGTGATGGCGGTTATTTTTTCTTGCACAATAATGAGAGCACTAAAATCCctgttcccccctcctccagaataggagtgtacctggatcacagggcaggaactctgtccttctacagcgtctctgacacaatgaccctcctgcacagagtccagaccacattcactcagcccTTCTATCCTGGGTTTAGGGTTCGGAGAATTGGATCctctgtaaaactgtgtgatCTGGAATATGCCAGCT CCTGGCCTCAGTCCAACACCACACCCCCTGCAGCTGTGGGCAGAACCAGGAagtcactcccactctctctgtcacgcaGTTTCAGAGAAACGAAACttaactctgtctctgtcagtgtgaggagtaaaatggctgaaggtggTGTTTCACTGGATCAGGACCAGTTCAGCTGTGCGATCTGTCTGGATCTACTGAAGGATCCGGTAGCTATTCACTGTGGACACAGTTTCTGTATGGGCTGTattaagggctgctgggatcagGATGATCATACTGGTGTCTACAGTTGTCCCCAGTGCAGAGAGACCTTCACCCCAAGGcctgttttaagaaaaaacaccatgctggctgaagtggtggagaaactgaagaagacaggactccaagctgctcctcctgctcactgttatGCTGGACCTGGAGATGTGGCGTGTGATTTCTGCACTGGGAGAAAGTGCAAAGCCGTCAAGTCCTGTCTGGTGTGTCTGGCCTCTTACTGTGAAACTCACCTCCAGCCTCACTCTGAATCTCCTGCCTTTAAGAAGCACAAACTGATCAAAGCCACTGGAAACCTGCAGAAGAAGATCTGCTCTCATCACGACAAACTGCTGGAGGTTTACTGTCGTACTGATCAGCAATGCATCTGTTATCTGTGTACGATGGATGACCACAGAGGCCATGATAcagtctcagctgcagcagaaaggactgagaaacag aagcagctgggggcgacacagagtaaattccagcagagaatccaggagagagagaaggagctgcaggacctgagacaggctgtgcagtcaatcaag cgctctgcacaggcagcagtggaggacagcgagaggatctttactgagctgatcCGCTCTATTGAGAGAAGGCgctctgaggtgaaagagctgatcagagatcaggagaAGGCTGAAGTGAGTCGGGCTGAAAGACTCCTGGAgcgactggagcaggagattgttgagctgaggaggagagacgctgagctggagcaggtttcacacacagaggatcacatccacttcctccag agctgtcagtctctctgtgcccctcctggacctggagacttTCCCAGCATCACTATCAGTCCACACGTCTCTTTTGAGGCTGTgaggaaatctgtctctgaactGAAAGAGCGACTGGAGGACGTCTGCCAGGCAGAATTAGCGAAGATTTCTATGACAG TGGGAGAAGTCAATATTGTGCCCTGGACCAGAGAGGACTTCTTACAAC ATTCCTGTCAGCTCACTCTGGACCCCAACACAGCGCATCAATGCCTccgtctgtctgaggggaacagagaggtgaCCGGTGTAGAAGAGATCCagtcatatcctgatcatccagagagatttgagcgCCGGGCccaagtgctgtgcagagagggtctgtctggatgctgttactgggaggctgagtggagtGGGGATAGGGTTTATATAGCAATGTCATATAAagagatcagcaggaaaggagcGAGTGAGGACTCTGCTCTGGGAGAAAATGACAAGTCCTGGAGTTTGTGTCGTTATGGCGGTTATTTTTTCTGGCACAATAATAAGAGCACTAAAATCCCTGTTCCCTCCTCCTCAAGAATAGGCGTGTACCTGGATCACAGGGCaggaactctgtccttctacagcgtctctgacacaatgaccctcctgcacagagtccagaccacattcactcagcccctCTATCCTGGGTTTAGGGTTCGGAGAGTTGGACCctctgtaaaactgtgtgatCTGGGATATGTCAGCTGTAattaa